Proteins from a single region of Fischerella sp. PCC 9605:
- a CDS encoding arylsulfatase, translated as MPNGKPNILVIWGDDIGIWNLSCYSHGTMGYKTPNIDRLAKEGMMFTDSYGEQSCTAGRAAFITGQSVFRTGLSKVGIPGAPVGLQAEDPTIAELLKPLGYATGQFGKNHFGDLNKFLPTVHGFDEFFGNLYHLNAEEDPEDPDYPKDPRFKEKFGPRGVLRCWATDTDDPTEQPRWGRVGKQKIEDTGPLTRKRMETCDDDFVAAAKDYITRQHNAGTPFFCWVNTTHMHFRTHPKPESVGQAGDSQSPYHDTMIDHDKHVGELLNLLDELGITEDTFVMYSTDNGPHMNTWPDGAMTPFRSEKATNWEGAFRVPLLVRWPGKIPAGVVSNEIVQHHDWLPTFLAAAGEPDIVEKCKQGHQAGDKTFKVHIDGFNLLPYLTGQEEKSPREGFIYFSDDGDLVALRAGNWKLVFMEQRCTGTLQIWAEPFTVLRTPKLYNLRTDPFERADFTSNTYWDWYVSKGYRIMGAQAIVGKFLETFKEFPPRQKAASFTIDQALEKMTASRD; from the coding sequence ATGCCTAACGGTAAACCCAATATCCTCGTCATCTGGGGAGATGACATTGGTATCTGGAACCTCTCGTGCTACAGTCACGGCACGATGGGCTACAAAACCCCCAACATCGATCGCCTTGCCAAAGAAGGCATGATGTTCACCGATTCCTACGGAGAGCAGTCCTGCACAGCGGGGCGTGCGGCTTTCATCACCGGACAGAGCGTCTTTAGAACGGGACTCTCGAAAGTGGGGATACCTGGTGCGCCGGTCGGATTGCAGGCAGAAGACCCGACGATCGCCGAGCTACTCAAACCGCTGGGTTATGCGACGGGTCAATTCGGCAAGAACCATTTCGGCGATCTAAACAAGTTCCTGCCGACCGTACATGGCTTCGATGAGTTCTTCGGCAACCTCTATCATCTCAACGCTGAAGAAGACCCTGAAGATCCTGACTATCCGAAAGATCCCAGATTCAAGGAGAAATTCGGTCCACGTGGCGTACTGCGCTGCTGGGCAACTGACACCGACGACCCAACCGAACAGCCACGCTGGGGCAGAGTGGGCAAGCAGAAAATCGAGGACACCGGCCCGCTGACCCGGAAGCGGATGGAGACCTGCGACGATGACTTCGTTGCCGCTGCCAAGGACTACATCACGCGGCAGCACAATGCTGGTACCCCCTTCTTCTGCTGGGTCAACACTACCCATATGCACTTTCGGACACATCCGAAGCCAGAAAGTGTAGGGCAAGCAGGCGACAGTCAATCGCCCTATCACGATACGATGATTGACCACGATAAGCATGTCGGTGAACTCTTAAATCTGCTCGACGAACTGGGCATTACCGAAGACACATTCGTCATGTACAGCACCGATAACGGTCCTCACATGAACACCTGGCCCGATGGAGCAATGACCCCGTTCCGCAGCGAGAAGGCTACCAACTGGGAAGGGGCGTTCCGCGTACCGCTGCTGGTGCGCTGGCCCGGTAAGATTCCGGCAGGGGTGGTTTCCAATGAGATTGTCCAGCACCATGACTGGCTACCCACGTTCCTGGCAGCTGCAGGCGAACCCGACATCGTTGAGAAGTGCAAGCAGGGGCACCAGGCAGGTGACAAAACGTTCAAGGTTCACATTGATGGCTTCAACCTGCTGCCCTACCTGACCGGACAGGAAGAGAAAAGCCCGCGTGAAGGCTTTATCTACTTCAGTGATGACGGCGATCTGGTGGCACTGCGCGCTGGCAACTGGAAACTGGTCTTTATGGAGCAACGCTGTACGGGAACATTGCAGATCTGGGCGGAACCATTCACGGTGCTGCGCACTCCCAAGCTATACAACCTACGGACGGACCCCTTTGAGCGTGCCGACTTTACGTCTAATACCTACTGGGATTGGTACGTGAGCAAGGGTTACCGGATCATGGGGGCACAGGCGATCGTCGGCAAATTCCTGGAAACCTTCAAGGAATT
- a CDS encoding HAD family hydrolase, giving the protein MNKRIYLLITATFAIALICLSGLTSPTPVHATDDPLPSWNDGRVKQAITEFVSRVTTANSPDFLLREDRIATFDNDGTLWVEKPVIQGMFVLDRLKKMAAADPSLKQKQPYKAVLEEDVAYFKQAGEAAVMELLAATHANMTQEQFEQEVRTFFKTGVHPTLKVSYTRVTYKPMVELLEYLRANGFQTWICSGGGIDFMRVVSQQLYGIPPQQVIGSNGKAEFIQKDGKFAIWRLPEVGRINDKVGKPVGINLHIGKRPVFAAGNERSGGDIAMLTYSQGRPGASFQLLINHDDAQREFAYQEPDNASLNAAKVNGWNVVSIQKDWKTVFFQ; this is encoded by the coding sequence GTGAACAAACGAATCTACCTGTTGATCACAGCTACCTTTGCGATCGCCCTGATCTGTCTGAGTGGGTTAACCTCCCCAACCCCCGTTCATGCCACGGACGATCCGTTGCCATCGTGGAACGACGGCAGGGTCAAACAGGCAATTACTGAGTTTGTTTCCCGCGTGACAACAGCCAACAGTCCCGACTTTTTGCTCCGTGAAGACCGCATTGCCACATTTGATAACGACGGCACCCTCTGGGTGGAGAAGCCCGTGATTCAGGGCATGTTTGTGCTGGACAGGCTCAAGAAAATGGCAGCGGCAGACCCCTCCCTGAAGCAGAAGCAGCCCTACAAAGCGGTTCTGGAGGAAGATGTGGCTTATTTCAAACAAGCGGGGGAGGCGGCGGTGATGGAACTGCTCGCCGCTACCCACGCCAATATGACGCAGGAGCAATTTGAGCAGGAGGTGCGAACATTTTTTAAGACAGGAGTGCATCCCACCCTGAAAGTGTCCTATACTCGTGTTACCTACAAACCGATGGTCGAGTTACTGGAGTATCTACGTGCCAACGGGTTTCAAACCTGGATCTGTTCTGGGGGCGGGATTGATTTCATGCGGGTGGTTTCCCAGCAGCTTTATGGCATTCCACCCCAGCAGGTGATTGGCAGCAATGGCAAAGCAGAATTCATCCAGAAAGACGGCAAGTTTGCGATCTGGCGCTTGCCCGAAGTAGGTCGCATTAACGATAAGGTGGGGAAGCCCGTTGGGATTAACCTGCACATTGGCAAGCGTCCCGTATTTGCCGCCGGAAATGAGCGATCGGGTGGTGATATTGCCATGCTCACCTATTCTCAGGGGCGACCCGGTGCCTCATTCCAGCTCTTGATTAATCATGACGATGCCCAGCGGGAATTTGCCTATCAGGAACCCGACAACGCTTCCTTAAACGCAGCAAAGGTAAACGGCTGGAACGTCGTCAGCATTCAAAAAGATTGGAAGACAGTTTTCTTTCAATGA
- a CDS encoding arylsulfatase has protein sequence MTTKPNIVFILMDNLGYGEPGCYGGGEIRGAPTPRIDQLATEGTRLTNFNVEAQCTPSRSCLMTGRHSIRSGTHFVPLPGTPEGLTQWEVTIAKVLFGVGYATAHFGKWHLGSEQGRLPNDQGFDEWYGIPRTTDESMFPSQPGAKAAGVPFMHIMEGRKGEESREVVVYDLEQRRLIDAEITRRTIHFMKRSVDSGKPFYAYVPFTLVHFPTLPNQKFAGKTGNGDFPDALAEMDANVGEILDAVDQFGIRDNTIVVFTSDNGPDPTSPWQGFSGPWSGYYFTHMEGSLRVPFIIRWPSKIPAGRVSNEIVHEVDTFTTFANIAGAAIPQDRPIDGVDQTDFFLGKQKSNREGFPVFVADRLEAVKWRNWKMAFYEAQRDWWSPATKLGVPKIFNLFTDPKEEYPASATENAWVARPIMQIVVEFEQSLKGYPPIAPGTPDPYTPPKSGQQ, from the coding sequence ATGACAACAAAGCCCAACATCGTTTTCATCCTGATGGACAACCTTGGTTATGGCGAACCGGGCTGCTATGGCGGCGGCGAGATTCGTGGTGCGCCGACACCGCGCATCGACCAGCTCGCAACCGAGGGCACGCGGCTGACGAATTTCAACGTCGAGGCGCAATGCACTCCCAGCCGTTCGTGTTTGATGACCGGGCGTCATTCGATCCGCTCTGGCACGCATTTCGTACCGCTGCCGGGCACACCGGAGGGACTGACACAGTGGGAGGTGACGATCGCCAAAGTGCTGTTCGGTGTCGGCTATGCCACCGCCCACTTCGGCAAATGGCACCTCGGCAGCGAACAGGGGCGACTGCCGAACGACCAGGGTTTTGACGAATGGTACGGCATTCCGCGCACCACAGACGAGTCTATGTTTCCATCTCAGCCAGGTGCGAAGGCGGCGGGCGTCCCCTTCATGCATATCATGGAAGGCCGCAAGGGCGAAGAGAGCCGTGAGGTTGTCGTCTACGACCTCGAGCAGCGTCGCCTGATCGATGCTGAGATTACACGTCGGACGATCCACTTCATGAAACGCAGCGTGGATTCCGGCAAACCCTTCTACGCCTACGTGCCGTTCACGCTCGTCCACTTCCCCACGCTGCCGAACCAGAAGTTCGCCGGAAAGACCGGCAACGGCGACTTCCCGGACGCTCTTGCCGAGATGGACGCCAACGTGGGCGAGATTCTCGACGCGGTTGACCAGTTTGGCATCCGCGACAACACGATTGTCGTGTTCACCAGCGACAACGGTCCCGATCCGACTTCGCCCTGGCAAGGATTTTCCGGTCCGTGGAGCGGCTATTACTTCACCCACATGGAAGGTTCGCTGCGTGTTCCCTTTATCATCCGTTGGCCGAGCAAGATCCCTGCGGGTCGGGTCAGCAACGAGATTGTGCATGAGGTAGACACGTTCACGACGTTCGCCAACATCGCGGGTGCGGCGATTCCGCAGGATCGCCCCATCGACGGCGTAGATCAAACGGACTTTTTCCTGGGTAAGCAGAAATCTAACCGCGAAGGCTTTCCGGTCTTCGTGGCTGACCGTCTTGAGGCGGTGAAATGGCGCAACTGGAAAATGGCGTTCTACGAAGCGCAGCGCGACTGGTGGAGCCCTGCCACTAAGCTTGGCGTGCCGAAGATCTTCAATCTCTTTACCGATCCGAAAGAGGAATACCCAGCGAGCGCGACCGAGAACGCATGGGTCGCGAGACCGATAATGCAGATCGTGGTGGAGTTCGAGCAGAGCTTGAAGGGATATCCGCCGATCGCACCCGGTACACCCGATCCCTATACGCCGCCAAAATCGGGGCAGCAGTAA
- a CDS encoding arylsulfatase has product MEAKTEQINNAENGQDMTQRHVLPIPDVTPINLTTFDARDPDTQYPPIRQIRPPAGAPNVLVILIDDAGFGSSSAFGGPCQTPNFEKLAAGGLRYTRFHTTALCSPTRAALLSGRNHHSVGMGGITEFATSAPGTNSMKPNTCAALAETLKLNGYATAQFGKCHEVPVWETSAIGPFDHWPTGGGGFQYFYGFLGGETNQYYPGLYEGTTSIEPPRTPEQGYTLNEDLADRAIAWIHQQKALTPDNPFFIYYAPGATHAPHHVPKEWSDKYKGKFDQGWDKLREETYARQLQLGVIPKDSQLTSRHPEIPAWDSVDPEMKPVLARQMEVYAGFMEQTDHHVGRVLDALTDLGILEDTLVYLIIGDNGASAEGSLQGTFNEMVTLGGFGHLETAESLIPKIDDFGSPKAYNHYAVGWAHAMDTPYQWTKQVASHFGGTRNGTIVHWPKGIKAKGEIRSQFHHVIDVAPTILEVAGLPQPLMVNGVLQRPLEGVSMAYSFNDAGAADRHETQYFEMFGNRGIYHKGWTAVTKHRTPWETGQVKTVAFNDDVWELYDTSKDWSQAKDLSKQHPDILHKLQQLWLIEAVKYNVLPLDDRFAERANSEIAGRPDLIRGNRQIIFGPMARVPSLAMLPFQNKSYALTAQLQVPTSGAEGVIVALGGVTGGLSIYVKNGKPKVCYNFFGLEQTYVEGTAVIPPGDHQVRLEFAYDGGGIAKGGTLSLFIDGKKSGEGRVEQTQPFAFGEEPCNVGHDSGSFVTTDYAGNGSRAFSGQVKWVEFDTGVAADDHNHLITAEERLRVAMAKQ; this is encoded by the coding sequence ATGGAAGCGAAAACTGAACAGATCAATAACGCGGAAAACGGGCAGGACATGACTCAGCGTCACGTGCTGCCGATTCCAGACGTGACACCGATCAACCTGACCACGTTTGATGCTAGAGATCCAGACACGCAGTATCCGCCAATTCGCCAGATCCGCCCGCCCGCGGGCGCTCCTAATGTGCTCGTCATTCTGATCGACGATGCCGGCTTCGGATCTTCGTCCGCGTTCGGTGGCCCCTGCCAGACGCCCAACTTCGAGAAACTCGCGGCTGGCGGACTGCGGTATACACGGTTCCACACGACTGCCCTCTGTTCGCCCACGCGCGCGGCGCTCTTGAGCGGGCGGAATCACCACTCAGTCGGCATGGGAGGCATCACGGAGTTCGCGACCTCGGCCCCAGGAACGAACTCCATGAAACCGAACACCTGCGCGGCTCTCGCTGAAACGCTGAAGCTCAATGGCTATGCCACAGCGCAGTTCGGCAAGTGCCACGAAGTCCCAGTCTGGGAAACCAGCGCGATCGGACCGTTCGATCATTGGCCGACCGGCGGCGGGGGCTTCCAGTACTTCTATGGATTCCTCGGTGGCGAGACCAATCAATACTATCCCGGTCTCTACGAAGGAACCACGAGCATCGAGCCGCCCAGGACACCGGAGCAGGGATACACGCTCAACGAAGATCTCGCCGATCGCGCGATCGCGTGGATTCATCAGCAGAAGGCACTCACGCCCGATAACCCGTTCTTCATCTACTACGCCCCCGGCGCGACCCATGCGCCGCATCACGTGCCGAAGGAGTGGTCCGACAAGTACAAGGGCAAGTTCGATCAGGGATGGGACAAGCTGCGCGAAGAAACCTACGCTCGACAGTTGCAACTCGGCGTGATTCCGAAGGACAGCCAACTGACATCGAGACATCCGGAGATTCCGGCATGGGACAGCGTCGATCCAGAGATGAAGCCGGTGCTGGCTCGTCAGATGGAAGTGTACGCGGGTTTCATGGAGCAGACCGACCACCATGTCGGGCGAGTGCTCGACGCGCTGACTGATCTGGGCATCCTCGAAGATACGCTCGTCTATCTCATCATCGGCGACAACGGCGCATCCGCCGAAGGTTCGCTGCAAGGCACGTTCAACGAGATGGTGACGCTCGGCGGATTCGGGCATCTCGAGACCGCCGAGAGCCTGATACCGAAGATCGATGACTTCGGCTCGCCGAAAGCCTACAACCACTACGCGGTCGGCTGGGCGCACGCGATGGACACGCCGTACCAGTGGACGAAGCAGGTGGCATCACATTTTGGCGGTACGCGAAATGGCACGATCGTCCACTGGCCGAAGGGTATCAAAGCCAAGGGTGAGATCCGTTCGCAATTTCATCATGTGATCGACGTAGCCCCCACGATTCTCGAGGTTGCCGGATTGCCGCAACCCCTGATGGTGAATGGCGTGCTGCAACGTCCGCTGGAAGGCGTGAGCATGGCCTATTCGTTCAATGATGCGGGGGCGGCAGATCGGCATGAAACCCAGTACTTCGAGATGTTCGGCAATCGCGGCATCTACCACAAGGGCTGGACGGCCGTCACCAAGCACCGCACACCGTGGGAGACAGGGCAGGTCAAGACGGTCGCATTCAACGACGATGTCTGGGAGCTGTACGACACGTCGAAGGACTGGTCGCAGGCGAAGGATCTGTCCAAGCAGCATCCAGACATCCTGCACAAGTTGCAGCAACTCTGGCTGATCGAAGCCGTGAAGTACAACGTGCTGCCGCTCGACGATCGATTCGCCGAACGTGCGAACTCCGAGATCGCAGGGCGTCCGGATCTGATCCGCGGCAACCGTCAAATTATCTTTGGTCCGATGGCGCGCGTTCCAAGTCTCGCGATGCTCCCGTTTCAGAACAAGTCCTATGCCTTGACCGCGCAACTCCAGGTGCCGACCTCCGGAGCAGAGGGCGTGATTGTCGCGTTGGGTGGTGTCACGGGCGGACTCAGCATCTACGTGAAGAACGGCAAGCCCAAGGTTTGCTACAACTTCTTCGGATTGGAGCAGACCTACGTTGAAGGTACGGCGGTGATTCCGCCCGGCGACCATCAAGTGCGCCTGGAGTTCGCCTACGATGGCGGCGGCATCGCCAAGGGCGGCACGCTCTCGCTGTTCATCGACGGCAAGAAATCCGGTGAAGGACGCGTGGAACAGACACAGCCGTTCGCGTTCGGTGAGGAGCCATGCAATGTCGGCCACGATAGCGGATCGTTCGTGACCACCGATTACGCAGGGAATGGTTCGCGGGCCTTCTCGGGGCAAGTGAAGTGGGTGGAGTTCGACACAGGCGTCGCTGCCGACGATCACAACCACCTCATCACCGCTGAGGAGCGACTCAGGGTAGCGATGGCGAAGCAGTAG
- a CDS encoding arylsulfatase: MTQQFKGTIKLDVRDSTPDWSAFLAKKAPKDAPNVLVILYDDTGCAAWSTYGGRINMPTLDRLAKNGLTYSQWHTTAVCSATRSCFLTGRNHHANGFGSISESAVGFPGYNGHIPLENGTIAQVLRDAGWSTFWIGKNHNVPVDAFSIGASKKRWPLGLGYDRFYGFIGGETNQWYPDLVEDNHYVEQPYQPEDGYHFSKDIADKAISFIRDSKQSEPEKPWYMWYCPGANHAPHHAPQEYIDKYKGMFDDGYEAYREWVLARMIERGILPEGTALTPINPLPEGILPEADSVRPWDTLSDDEKKLFSRMAEVFAALSEYTDVQIGRLIDYLEESGQLDNTLIFYCADNGASGEGSPNGSVNENRFFNGYPDDIQQNLAMIDKLGSPDTYNHYPTGWAVAFSTPYKMFKRYASYAGGTCDPLIISWPKGIKARGEVRHQYHHCTDIMPTILECCGIEMPETIDGVKQSSLAGVSMRYSFDNANAPTTKETQYYEMVGTRGIWHKGWKATTLHAPLPSDQGNFDKDRWQLFHTDVDRSEAHDLADQYPDKLKELQDLWMAEAEKNNVLPLMDVSIDVIHGLEYHVEPPANGQFIYYPGTSEVPEASAARTLGVSFKALAEVEFTGDSQGVIFAQGSRFGGYSLFVKGSKLIFVYNFLGIPPEQRLVCNAPTLGNHIVGVEFNKQSISKNLEAIGQMKLYVDETVVAEGTFRTQTGHYALCGEGLSIGYDSGDAVSSEYQSKFEFSGGRVVKVVFDVANDVYVDLERKLAAAMARD; encoded by the coding sequence ATGACACAGCAATTCAAAGGGACGATTAAACTAGACGTTCGAGATTCGACACCAGATTGGTCGGCATTTCTTGCCAAAAAAGCACCGAAGGACGCACCGAATGTCCTCGTCATCCTTTACGACGACACAGGCTGCGCCGCATGGTCAACCTACGGAGGGCGGATCAACATGCCGACGCTCGATCGGCTGGCGAAAAACGGACTGACCTACTCGCAATGGCACACCACCGCCGTCTGCTCGGCGACGCGCTCCTGCTTCCTCACCGGACGCAATCATCACGCCAACGGGTTCGGCTCGATCTCCGAGTCGGCGGTTGGATTCCCCGGCTATAACGGTCATATTCCGCTGGAGAACGGCACGATCGCCCAGGTGCTACGCGACGCGGGATGGAGCACCTTCTGGATCGGCAAGAATCACAATGTGCCCGTTGATGCGTTTAGCATCGGCGCGTCCAAGAAGCGCTGGCCGCTGGGATTGGGATATGACCGCTTCTACGGCTTCATCGGTGGCGAGACCAACCAGTGGTATCCCGATCTGGTCGAAGACAATCATTATGTCGAGCAGCCGTATCAGCCTGAGGATGGCTATCATTTCTCGAAGGACATCGCGGATAAAGCAATCTCCTTTATCCGCGACTCCAAGCAGTCGGAGCCGGAAAAGCCCTGGTACATGTGGTATTGCCCTGGCGCAAACCACGCGCCCCATCACGCCCCGCAAGAGTACATCGACAAGTATAAGGGTATGTTCGATGACGGCTATGAAGCGTACCGCGAATGGGTGCTGGCGCGGATGATTGAGCGCGGTATCCTGCCCGAAGGCACCGCGCTCACACCCATCAATCCGCTGCCCGAAGGAATTCTTCCAGAAGCTGACAGCGTCCGCCCGTGGGATACCCTTTCAGACGACGAGAAGAAGCTCTTTTCCCGCATGGCAGAAGTCTTTGCGGCACTCTCCGAATACACCGATGTCCAGATCGGTCGCCTCATCGACTATCTAGAGGAATCGGGGCAGCTCGATAACACGTTGATTTTCTACTGTGCCGACAATGGCGCTTCGGGTGAGGGTAGCCCCAACGGATCGGTCAACGAGAACCGTTTCTTCAACGGCTATCCTGACGACATTCAGCAGAACTTGGCGATGATCGACAAGCTGGGCAGCCCAGACACCTACAACCACTATCCGACTGGCTGGGCAGTGGCGTTTTCCACACCTTATAAAATGTTCAAACGCTACGCCTCTTATGCGGGGGGAACTTGCGATCCACTGATCATCTCATGGCCCAAAGGCATCAAGGCGCGAGGTGAGGTGCGTCACCAGTACCATCACTGCACCGACATCATGCCGACGATCCTGGAATGCTGCGGCATCGAAATGCCCGAGACGATCGATGGCGTGAAGCAGTCGTCGCTGGCGGGCGTGTCGATGCGCTACAGCTTTGACAATGCCAATGCGCCGACGACTAAAGAAACGCAATACTACGAGATGGTCGGCACGCGCGGCATCTGGCACAAGGGCTGGAAGGCGACGACCCTGCACGCTCCGCTACCCTCAGACCAGGGTAATTTCGACAAGGATCGCTGGCAGCTTTTCCACACCGATGTCGATCGCTCGGAAGCGCATGACCTCGCTGATCAGTACCCGGACAAACTAAAGGAGCTACAGGATCTATGGATGGCGGAGGCAGAGAAGAACAATGTGCTGCCGCTCATGGATGTGAGTATTGATGTAATCCACGGCTTGGAGTATCACGTAGAACCGCCTGCAAACGGGCAATTCATTTACTATCCCGGCACGAGTGAGGTTCCTGAAGCGTCCGCCGCGCGAACCCTCGGTGTATCGTTCAAGGCGCTGGCTGAAGTTGAGTTTACCGGCGATTCCCAGGGAGTCATCTTTGCCCAAGGCTCGCGCTTTGGCGGCTATTCGCTGTTCGTCAAGGGCAGCAAGCTGATCTTTGTCTATAACTTCCTAGGCATTCCGCCTGAGCAACGCCTGGTCTGCAATGCGCCCACACTTGGCAACCACATCGTCGGCGTTGAGTTCAACAAGCAATCGATCAGCAAGAACCTGGAAGCGATCGGACAAATGAAGCTCTATGTCGATGAAACGGTGGTCGCCGAAGGCACGTTCCGGACTCAAACCGGACATTACGCCTTGTGCGGCGAGGGACTGAGCATCGGGTATGACAGCGGCGATGCAGTCAGCAGCGAATACCAGTCGAAGTTTGAATTTTCGGGTGGTCGCGTGGTGAAGGTGGTCTTTGACGTTGCCAACGATGTCTACGTTGATCTCGAACGCAAGTTGGCAGCGGCAATGGCTCGCGATTGA
- a CDS encoding sulfatase-like hydrolase/transferase has product MEAKTEQTNHAENGQDPIQRHVLPIPDVTPVNLTTFDAKDPDTKYPPIRQLRPPEGVPNVLIVLIDDAGFGSSSAFGGPCHTPNFEKLAANGLKYTRFHTTALCSPTRVLQRTITIT; this is encoded by the coding sequence ATGGAAGCGAAAACTGAACAGACCAATCATGCAGAAAACGGGCAGGACCCGATTCAGCGTCATGTGCTGCCGATTCCAGATGTGACCCCCGTTAATTTGACAACCTTTGATGCCAAGGACCCAGACACGAAATATCCACCCATCCGTCAATTACGACCGCCGGAAGGTGTGCCGAATGTGCTGATTGTGTTGATTGATGATGCTGGCTTCGGCTCCTCATCTGCATTTGGCGGACCGTGCCACACACCTAATTTCGAGAAGCTGGCAGCCAACGGACTGAAGTACACACGCTTTCATACTACAGCGCTGTGTTCACCGACACGGGTATTGCAGCGGACGATCACAATCACCTGA
- a CDS encoding bile acid:sodium symporter family protein, with amino-acid sequence MNMVAIILLALKASIILSVFAIGLKATFADATFLFRRPGYLIRAFLSMNVLMPLVALAIDEAFALHPAVKIALVAISVSPIPPILPNKALKAGGKEDYTIGLLVAISALSIFVIPIAMEIFERITGVSLAMQPRSISVVVLTTILVPLLVGIAIGKIAPTLADRAAKPIGILASALLLLSALPLLIGSARTVFSLVGDGTVLSLAGFALVGLIIGHLLGGPELDNRSVLALATASRHPALAIAIAHANFPEQPLAGAAILWYLILSGIVSAFYLSRVKRQRAGPVS; translated from the coding sequence ATGAACATGGTAGCCATCATTCTACTGGCGTTAAAAGCAAGCATCATCCTCAGCGTGTTCGCGATTGGTCTCAAAGCCACATTCGCAGATGCGACATTCTTGTTTCGCCGCCCCGGTTATCTGATTCGCGCTTTCCTGTCGATGAATGTGCTGATGCCCTTAGTGGCGTTGGCGATCGACGAGGCATTTGCTCTCCACCCAGCCGTGAAGATCGCACTGGTTGCCATCTCGGTGTCGCCGATTCCCCCAATCCTGCCGAATAAGGCGCTGAAAGCGGGTGGCAAGGAAGATTACACCATCGGGCTACTGGTTGCGATCTCAGCTCTCTCAATCTTCGTCATACCGATCGCGATGGAGATCTTTGAAAGAATTACTGGCGTATCGCTCGCCATGCAGCCTCGATCGATATCGGTAGTAGTTCTGACCACGATTTTGGTGCCGCTACTGGTTGGGATTGCCATCGGAAAAATCGCGCCTACTCTTGCGGATCGAGCAGCAAAACCGATCGGCATACTCGCTTCCGCGCTTCTGCTCTTAAGTGCTCTACCGCTTCTGATTGGTTCGGCGCGGACGGTGTTTTCTCTAGTTGGGGATGGCACAGTTCTGAGCCTTGCGGGTTTTGCGCTGGTTGGGTTGATCATCGGTCACCTGCTCGGCGGACCAGAACTCGACAACCGCTCGGTACTGGCACTGGCAACCGCATCGCGTCATCCGGCGCTGGCAATCGCAATCGCCCACGCCAATTTTCCTGAGCAGCCGCTCGCGGGGGCAGCAATCCTTTGGTACCTAATTCTCAGTGGCATTGTGTCCGCGTTCTATCTTTCGCGGGTCAAGCGCCAGCGAGCGGGACCTGTCAGTTGA
- a CDS encoding HAD family hydrolase, protein MSLSPDSPTITPLPSWNEEPTKNAILDFVRRVTTEGSPDYVPPAERIATFDNDGTLWCEKPMPIELDFILRRLASMAEQDASLCDRQPWKAAYEKDFGWLSNAITKHYHGDDSDVKVIIGGILQAFEGMDVEDYQASASEFLHSAQNPKLKRPYLSTAYVPMLELLRYLEANGFTNYIASGGDRDFMRPITQELYGIPFERVVGSSNALRYQSNEGGGSIVYLAQPDVFDDGPMKPVRIWSRIGRRPIFAGGNSNGDIPMLEYVSHTSRPSFSMLINHDDDEREIAYTAGAEQSLDEAKQRGWVVVSVKNDWKQVF, encoded by the coding sequence ATGAGTTTAAGCCCTGATTCACCGACGATCACCCCACTGCCTTCCTGGAATGAGGAACCGACCAAAAACGCCATTCTTGACTTTGTGCGTCGGGTTACAACTGAAGGTAGTCCAGATTATGTGCCGCCAGCCGAGCGAATTGCCACGTTCGACAACGACGGCACGCTGTGGTGCGAAAAGCCCATGCCCATTGAGCTGGACTTCATCCTACGGCGGCTAGCAAGCATGGCTGAACAGGACGCATCTTTATGTGATCGCCAGCCCTGGAAAGCTGCTTACGAAAAGGACTTCGGCTGGCTCAGCAACGCCATCACTAAGCATTACCACGGTGACGACAGCGATGTGAAGGTGATAATTGGCGGAATCCTCCAGGCGTTTGAGGGTATGGACGTTGAAGACTATCAGGCTTCGGCATCAGAGTTTCTGCACAGCGCCCAAAATCCAAAGCTCAAACGCCCCTACCTTTCGACGGCGTATGTGCCCATGCTGGAGTTGCTGCGCTACCTGGAAGCGAATGGTTTCACCAACTACATTGCATCAGGCGGCGATCGCGATTTCATGCGTCCGATCACGCAGGAGCTGTACGGCATTCCATTTGAGCGTGTGGTGGGGAGTTCCAATGCATTACGATATCAGTCCAACGAAGGAGGTGGTTCCATTGTCTATTTGGCGCAACCGGACGTGTTCGACGATGGACCCATGAAGCCAGTGCGAATCTGGAGCCGGATTGGGCGGCGTCCAATCTTCGCGGGTGGCAACTCGAACGGTGACATTCCCATGCTGGAATACGTTTCACACACGTCACGCCCGTCATTCAGCATGTTGATCAATCACGATGACGACGAACGGGAGATTGCCTATACCGCAGGAGCAGAGCAATCGCTCGACGAGGCTAAGCAGCGCGGCTGGGTGGTCGTGAGTGTGAAGAACGATTGGAAGCAAGTGTTTTGA